A portion of the Calothrix sp. 336/3 genome contains these proteins:
- a CDS encoding aminotransferase class V-fold PLP-dependent enzyme, with protein sequence MIWERLDLQTPLRDFWLLDPQVTFLNHGSFGACPQAVLAAQDRWRSQLEREPLRFFGREWEPLIDNARSQLGEFAGADVEDVVFVPNATTGVNCVLRSLTFQPEDELLTTNHEYNACRNALNFVANRSGARIVIADIPFPLESPQEALEAVLEKVTAKTRLLLIDHVTSQTGLIMPVEQLIAQLQGRGIEVLVDGAHAPGMIPLNLGKIGADYYTGNCHKWLCAPKGAAFLYVQRQQQAKIRPLTISHGANSPRTDKSRFQLEFDWMGTDDPTAYMCIPVAIAFLGSLLPNGWQELRTHNHQLALQARKILCETLDISPPSPEEMIGSMASIPLPRRFEHWDYLSLHDELFDKFGIQVQVVPWQTPAKLLIRISAQIYNQLQEYEYLAETLQKL encoded by the coding sequence ATGATTTGGGAAAGATTAGATTTGCAAACGCCACTGAGGGATTTTTGGTTACTCGACCCACAGGTGACTTTTTTAAATCATGGCTCTTTTGGTGCTTGCCCTCAAGCGGTGTTGGCAGCACAGGATAGGTGGCGATCGCAACTAGAAAGGGAACCGTTACGATTTTTTGGTCGGGAATGGGAACCCCTGATAGATAATGCCAGAAGCCAGTTAGGGGAATTCGCGGGAGCGGATGTTGAGGATGTGGTGTTTGTCCCCAATGCCACCACGGGGGTGAACTGCGTCTTACGCTCCCTAACCTTTCAGCCAGAGGATGAACTATTAACAACGAATCACGAATATAATGCTTGCCGAAATGCCCTAAATTTCGTCGCTAACCGCAGTGGAGCCAGGATAGTGATTGCTGATATCCCTTTCCCCCTAGAATCGCCTCAGGAGGCTTTAGAAGCGGTTTTAGAGAAGGTGACAGCAAAAACCCGCTTGTTGCTGATTGATCATGTGACTAGTCAGACAGGGTTAATTATGCCTGTGGAGCAATTAATCGCACAGCTGCAAGGACGGGGAATTGAGGTATTAGTAGATGGTGCCCATGCTCCGGGAATGATTCCCCTTAACTTAGGAAAGATTGGTGCTGATTACTACACTGGTAATTGTCACAAGTGGTTGTGTGCGCCTAAAGGGGCAGCTTTTTTGTATGTACAACGACAGCAACAAGCCAAAATTCGCCCTTTAACTATTAGCCATGGGGCAAATTCTCCCCGTACCGATAAATCCCGTTTTCAGCTAGAGTTTGACTGGATGGGAACGGATGATCCCACCGCTTATATGTGCATTCCCGTGGCGATCGCGTTCCTGGGATCATTATTACCCAATGGTTGGCAAGAGTTAAGAACACACAACCACCAATTGGCTTTACAAGCAAGAAAAATCCTCTGTGAGACATTAGATATCTCCCCACCCTCCCCAGAGGAGATGATTGGTTCTATGGCATCAATCCCCTTACCTAGAAGGTTTGAGCATTGGGATTACCTCTCTCTGCACGATGAGTTATTTGATAAATTTGGGATTCAGGTGCAGGTTGTTCCTTGGCAAACACCAGCAAAATTATTAATCAGAATTTCTGCCCAGATATACAATCAATTGCAGGAGTATGAGTACTTAGCTGAGACACTGCAAAAATTGTGA
- a CDS encoding NYN domain-containing protein, which yields MSPSLPQAVLLVDGYNIIGAWSCLKKTRDSAGLEAARCDLIEAMTSYSAFHGYNTQIVFDAHYQNTCSNSEVITELLSVYYTDFGQTADTYIEKACASLRHQIAASLVSRVIVATSDRAQQLMVHGYGAEWISAQQFCHAVKATVCHTYQKSQQKKHSKSRFLANSIDAKARQRLAELRMGLG from the coding sequence ATGTCTCCCTCCCTACCCCAAGCCGTTCTTTTGGTAGACGGCTACAATATAATTGGCGCTTGGTCTTGCCTAAAAAAAACTCGTGACAGTGCGGGATTAGAGGCAGCACGGTGTGACTTAATCGAAGCGATGACGAGCTATAGTGCTTTTCATGGCTACAACACCCAGATTGTATTTGACGCTCATTATCAGAATACTTGCAGCAATAGCGAAGTTATCACAGAGCTTTTATCAGTTTATTACACAGATTTCGGACAAACAGCAGATACTTACATTGAGAAAGCCTGTGCATCTCTGCGTCATCAAATAGCTGCGTCTCTGGTTTCTCGTGTGATTGTCGCTACATCTGACAGGGCACAGCAGCTGATGGTGCATGGGTATGGTGCGGAATGGATATCAGCACAGCAGTTTTGCCACGCAGTCAAGGCAACAGTTTGCCACACCTACCAAAAGTCTCAACAGAAGAAACATTCTAAGAGCAGATTTTTAGCTAACTCAATAGATGCAAAGGCAAGACAGCGTTTAGCTGAATTGCGTATGGGATTGGGATAA